A portion of the Punica granatum isolate Tunisia-2019 chromosome 7, ASM765513v2, whole genome shotgun sequence genome contains these proteins:
- the LOC116215445 gene encoding splicing factor 3A subunit 2-like isoform X1, with amino-acid sequence MHNHLCSYECKFCPTTRATLAHTLGTKRQTNLAKRAARETKDVVAHPQANKRKVVLFLILTWWPSTLYQLMFPELKYSIRASHKSLKSEAGMC; translated from the exons ATGCACAATCACCTCTGCAG CTATGAGTGCAAATTCTGCCCGACAACGAGGGCAACTTTGGCACATACACTGGGGACGAAGCGCCAGACCAATTTGGCCAAGAGGGCGGCACGTGAGACCAAGGACGTCGTTGCTCATCCCCAGGCCAACAAGCGGAAG GTTGTGTTGTTTCTGATTTTGACCTGGTGGCCCTCGACTTTATATCAg CTTATGTTTCCTGAGCTCAAATACTCAATACGTGCTTCTCACAAAAGCCTGAAGTCCGAAGCTGGAATGTGTTGA
- the LOC116215445 gene encoding splicing factor 3A subunit 2-like isoform X2: protein MHNHLCSYECKFCPTTRATLAHTLGTKRQTNLAKRAARETKDVVAHPQANKRKVVLFLILTWWPSTLYQATKILSLKKKRRECQIEDEIN, encoded by the exons ATGCACAATCACCTCTGCAG CTATGAGTGCAAATTCTGCCCGACAACGAGGGCAACTTTGGCACATACACTGGGGACGAAGCGCCAGACCAATTTGGCCAAGAGGGCGGCACGTGAGACCAAGGACGTCGTTGCTCATCCCCAGGCCAACAAGCGGAAG GTTGTGTTGTTTCTGATTTTGACCTGGTGGCCCTCGACTTTATATCAg GCAACCAAAATCCTTtccttgaagaagaagagaagagagtgCCAAATCGAGGATGAAATAaattag
- the LOC116214448 gene encoding probable peroxidase 26: MGGEAPTVGIVLEINQISDVILGFGALRASHLLDEVAGNLRIHEPPHMGSGGHWRVSLMASAGSGPGKVDAAVTLPSPQKLQWHHYRIANTCRYAEVYVRHQVELHWEKDKTITRKLLRLLYSDCFVSGCDASILLDGSDSERKALQNSGLGGFSLIDKIKTVLEQRCPGVVSCADILNLATRDAAHLAGAPSYPVFTGRRDGPRTTAASVDLPSPSISWQQALAHFQSKGLDVLDLATLLGAHSTGMTRCRYITDRLYNFNGTGKPDPDMDPDFRAKMSKLCPPRSKGQPDPLVDLTPGSYYNFSSLYYSQIQSRRAVLHLDNDLLRGNDTQQIVEEFARSDEGFEDFRRSFALSMSRMGSIGVLTGNQGEIRRNCRFTNAESP, from the exons ATGGGTGGCGAGGCACCCACTGTTGGAATTGTGCTTGAGATCAACCAAATCTCCGATGTAATTCTCGGGTTTGGAGCCCTACGAGCGTCCCACCTCCTGGATGAAGTTGCTGGCAACCTTAGAATTCATGAGCCACCTCATATGGGAAGTGGGGGCCATTGGCGAG TATCGCTCATGGCTTCCGCTGGGTCGGGCCCCGGGAAGGTCGACGCAGCAGTGACACTGCCATCGCCGCAGAAGCTGCAGTGGCACCATTATCGAATCGCTAACACGTGCCGGTACGCAGAGGTTTATGTCAGGCACCAGGTCGAGCTACATTGGGAAAAAGATAAGACCATCACCCGGAAGCTTCTAAGGTTGCTCTACTCGGACTGCTTCGTTAGT GGATGTGATGCGTCGATTCTGCTGGATGGGTCAGACTCGGAGAGAAAGGCGCTCCAGAATTCGGGACTCGGAGGTTTTTCCCTGatcgacaagatcaaaactgTTCTGGAGCAGCGTTGCCCGGGAGTAGTCTCCTGTGCCGATATTCTCAACCTCGCAACAAGAGATGCTGCGCATTTG GCGGGTGCCCCATCGTATCCAGTGTTCACGGGGAGAAGAGACGGTCCGAGAACAACTGCGGCCTCGGTGGATCTCCCATCACCCTCCATCTCATGGCAACAAGCACTGGCCCACTTCCAATCCAAGGGCCTAGATGTCTTGGACTTGGCAACACTTCTCG GGGCACACTCGACGGGAATGACCCGCTGCCGCTACATCACTGACCGCCTCTATAACTTCAATGGGACCGGCAAGCCAGACCCGGACATGGACCCGGATTTCAGGGCTAAGATGTCCAAGCTCTGTCCTCCCCGGTCCAAGGGCCAACCGGACCCACTCGTCGATCTCACTCCTGGATCATACTACAACTTCTCTAGTTTATACTACTCCCAAATCCAGTCCCGCCGTGCCGTGCTCCACCTTGACAATGACTTGCTCCGCGGGAACGACACGCAGCAGATTGTTGAGGAGTTCGCCAGAAGCGATGAAGGGTTTGAGGACTTCAGGCGGTCCTTCGCACTGTCGATGAGTCGGATGGGGAGTATCGGAGTGTTGACCGGCAATCAAGGGGAGATCCGGCGGAACTGCCGGTTCACGAACGCGGAGAGCCCTTGA